In Solenopsis invicta isolate M01_SB chromosome 6, UNIL_Sinv_3.0, whole genome shotgun sequence, the genomic window TATACAGatctgaagaaataattttattggaccatcaaaataattatgacggatcttcaagcatgatgagcaatcctgcaaaaagttttaacgtCCCACTAACCAATTGGAATGGtccaacacaattattttgatagcttaacaaaattattttcaaatctgcatccagataaatttttaggtactttAACAAGTTCTTTTAGTGCAGATTTTcatggaaattaattttaatggatTTTCGGGATCTCTAATGATAAATCTGATACAAAAATGGTGAAATTTAAGAAGATGAATTCAATATAGCggctaaaaaaagaaaagctattttttttctaaaactaattgtgacaaatttttattaatattgattacgAACCTAaggccggtatttatagtcgtaaataattttcaatctttcatTAAAAGCGCAATTAATTACAGATTCGTTCatacatttattcatatttttttctttcaatcagattaaaagttatttagcGACTGATGATTTTTATCCATAAAAGATGTTTTTCTGGCCATTGTACAACACGGCGGGTTTGTTAATGCGTTTATGCTTGTCGAGATGGggacttaattaaaaattgaattcgCCGGAATACCGCTGGGAGGTGGAATAAATTTCAGATGCACGGGCCATTAATTAGAACGCTATCGCGCTACCAACACGACACAGTATTTTCGTATTCGCGTTTACGATCGGAAGGAGCCCTTTAAAGAGAAACATATCCATTATGCATCATGTGCGGcgacaatatttaaaataaacgtggcaattatttttaataattttgcaataaaaacttAGAATAGAAACAATATAATCGAggatattagattttattttatacataatctttatttcaaaaagaaattcTCCAGCGAATTTGATTTATTCCTGCGATAAACTAGAAATTCATATTTGCAGTTTAATATCTTCAGTAACgcgtcataaatatttttaattttattcctgaaaaaaaattttaaacatttggaTAACGAGAGAAAATACATCGAGAAAATACACGGAAACATCCCCCTCTGACTTTGCTGAACTCTTAACAAAGTTATAACCTGGACTAAAATAAGGAGCAAGTGTATTTCTTTACGATTGTCTCtgatctatttttataaaagttgctTTAAATATTAGCACTCTGCAGCGTTAACAAATCTGACAAGAAATTTCACAGAGTAACCagttaaaatatagattaaaatataataacaatataaatattatataatataaatgaataaaaaagtttcataaCGCCTAGTAAACGtagcaaataaaatatgtattcaaCCTTTACAAGTAAACAGCAACGTAatcaaaactatttaaaaagtgAAAGCCGTCTCTTAGATTTTCGCAACTAATATATCtattagaaagaaaaattttaatttctccaGTAAGTGCTTCTGAAAAATTTCCACCCACCAGCATTCACCCATGAGAGCTGCTCGACTCCTACGGTTGGAAGAAATGCATACGCAATGTGCGTTTCATACCGCGATCGAGATCAGGCAGCGGAAAAAGGCCGTTTCTCTCGGGGTTCCGTAACGGAGCGCGTTCGGGCACGTTTTACAGCGGCATCCTCCCGGTATTCTCCGCACGCGGTATCTCACCGGTACGATCTGGCGCACATTGTGCGTGCCTAGAAAAGTTCTCTTAAGCGTGCGCGGCATTGTTTCGCTCGCACCGGCGATTTTATACACGCGAAAAGCTATGATTTACGCAACGTAGGCGTGCCTATGGTACGTCAAGTTTTTAAGGGCCACCGAGAGAAACAAGACTTTCTTTCTATTCTCCTAAATTGGCGCGCAAACCGTGTGAAGTTTGTTGTACGGCATTTTACATCGATATTTGAAACTTCAATTTatgaaaggaaaaataaaaagaactctgtcttaaaaaataaaattgcatcacTAAACTGGTAAATTATAATGAACGGGTAAACATACTtggctaaagaaaaaaaacattttgatcgAGTACGtttacttattatatttttttttcaaaacttttaaataatttaaaaatttttagcaatttctgtatcatttttttataacgttttagaatttctcagattttttataaaagttgaaacacttaagaaatattaagaaatatatctctaagaattaaaaaattctttattcacctgaattctgaaatattctaaaatttctcaATCTATAATTTATTCTCTTATTCATTTCTCATTGTATAATTTCTGAAAGAATCTTtacaaaatcttataaaatttgaagaagttcaagatatttttcaaagatcttaaaatataaaaaattctttaaaaagaaaaagatatgaGCATTTTTTTTCATCGGAGATGTGTTGTGTACAAGGAAAATGCAGATAAACTATCGCTCGAAAGTAAAATGAAGTAATGACCTTTTACTGAGAATTACTTAATTCGCAACAAAGGAAGTCTTCAATTACACAGATCTTCGTTGAACTGGTAATTTCCTGTAGTTTAGAAACCCACACAAGGTCGCATCGATATTTAGCAATGAGATTGCCAAAGAACGTCCTCGCATAATTTTCAGGATTGTAGAAAAGGATCGGTTGTTTGCGTTCAATTATAGCGCATAATTACGGTTGTTTTTTCTTACCCTGGTGCACGGAACGTCTTCCTGTATTGCACGCGCGACAGAGCGTCCGTTCAATGCGCCACAAATCCCACTCACGTACATTGCAATCTAATAAAAGTGTAACGCACGACAAACTTATAATTCCGTGCTCCATGTATGTTGGCAATCTTTCAAAATCCACCTGTGTTGGCCAGGCTTTTCGTACTCTTTCGTAATACAGCATTGCGCAGGCTAATCAAAGGGTTCGAATTTACGAAAGAAAAAAGTGCGTCTGTCCTCTGCAGTTAAAAAATCACCAAGCGACTTGCATTTCTGTTCTATATTAATGGCTTTAaactgtattataatatttaataaataaatacgtatatttagattaattgtgggatataaaatatttttttatatattcgcttattcaattaaattgaaagtagtattacgaaaaaaatcctatcatataaaaaaaattgaataaatcttttataattattttaacaaacaaCAATGAAATAAGagtaattatctaaataaataattttaaatacggGAACACGTTTTACAATTTACTTCCTTGATTGAAATTATTGCCACGTGTAAAACCTTATTTAAACGAAAATAAAGAATAGATTAAAAATAGatagaaaataaagaataagttgTGAGATGTTTCTTTGATCAATTTATCAATTCGATCGAAATGAACTTGAGTAATATGTTGCATAGAACCTAATGAATATTACCTGCTGTGATATCATGCAAAATAGGTATTGCGAGTGTTACCAATAGCTAGTGAACGTTGAGAAACGCCGTTTGAATAATATCCTTAACAATAATTGCTTCGGTCACGAAGAAGAAAGCGCTGTCCCCAATGAATTGTTGCATTCATTGAACCGATTAATCCTTTTGCTCGGACGTTGTAATCGTGCTTCTTCATAAAATGGTCGATCGTCGAACGTTGAATAACGATAACGATGAAAAAAACATCGATAGACAgcgatttaataaaataattttaataatttaatcacgCTCTCTGTAAATAATGTATGATTTAATATGATACAATAAATTGATTAAGCAACTCAAAATAAACTTGAAGAAAACATAACTTGATAAAAgtacaatatatgtaaatatatttttaacggtATACTGAtactcaaataataattaatcaatttaaatacgaTCAGTCTAGTATgcaaactatattatattacaatatatggCAATGGCAAGCAAAACATCCAGAAGGTACGTAAGTTCGCATGAAGGGATGTGGTGGTTGCGCTGGATCCAAGTTCAAAGAATCTTCGCTTTCGTCGCTTAATTCCCCGATGCTGAACGTGTCCGTCAAATCTTGTTTATGCTTTGAGGAATCTTTGGATTTCGGCGGAAAAAGAGTCATTTCATTTTCACTACAATTATACAGCAAATagaatacattaattaaactTGATCACATAGACACATATAGGACATGTTCTTTACAGATATGATTTAATGATCTAGATCACTGcatcagtcaatgaacaaataaaaaatgtaattacattttcaaaataacattttaataaaatctgtataAATAGTAAACctaaaacattaatttctaatccattatttcttattattctattttttttaaatagacatgTACTGAGAGTTGAGTGTGTATTATACaacttgataaaaattacaaaataaatttactagaatatttataattttattggtcaAAATCTAGTAAAtcttgctcacttttgtaattttcactaaACTTATGTGATACACAATCAATCTGGTGTTTGTTTAGCAACCGGTGTAATGACCTACattactatatttaaataataaagacaaTGAATTAAATGACAGattgtaaatcaatttttaaatacaatacgcaatgtattaatatcatttGACAATTCTTTACACATATATGATTGTTTAATACCTTTCACTTTCACTATGCCAGTATTCGACTAGAGGAACATGCTCCTTATTTTTATGTGGTATAGGCAATCTTTGAATTGATATTAATCCGGCGGAACTAGTGTTGCttgtattttcattttcatattttgGAAGCTTTATGTAATCAGAATTGCGTTGGATTCGTTTTGCTTGTTCGATGCGTATCTCTGAAAAACAATATTACTATAATTAGAACAAAACAATCATATAAGTCACGCTGATTATTGCAACAGCAATGTTGAAATAACGCAATATAAAGAGCTAAAAGCTTATTTCAATACCAAGTTTCTTCTGTAGCTGTTTCGTTGTATTCCGTTGAGAAACCTGTGTATGAATACTGCTACAACTGCTGTCACTAccctacaaaaaattaaaacatttttatgtcaCTAAACAATCTTTAACTTGTATTTTATagcatttataaatcattattaatatctcaCAATTATATATCACAgtcttataattatatttctctatTAAAGTAAATTGTATAGCAAGCGACTTATCTGtcgatatatttatcaaaataaacatttaccaAGAAAAGTCTTTCATCCTCAACATGATTAACAGCTTTAGGATCACTGTCAATACCACTATCTTCCATgattcatcaaaatatttacacaaatatataaGCTTGTCTTTTGTCAATTCAtctgtaacataaaaaaacatttgtattatttattatgcatTGCAGCTGGTCAAGCATGAAAGAGCCAATATGAAAACTGAAATAAGAATAAAacacatataataattaataataaaccaCCACTGTAATTAACAAATCCTTGTATTCAGGCACACAACAAAGAGGTTGCACACATATGGCACACGGTTCTTACGTATTTGCGGATTCTcaaaacttaataatatatgCATATGTCACTCCCCATTACGATAATTGTATAAACTAAGATTTTACAAATTCTAACGAAAGATATTCTCACAATTCTATGCAATAATAACCCTGCAACTTGTTGGAGTGCTCACATTACGTGGTATAGTCCATTATTGATTTTCTCCGTGTAGGGTAACCCCAAAGAGAAAAGCATGCTTGTCCCAGCGTCGTGAAAGAAAAGAACTAGCATAACAGCGACCAGAATATTGTGTATGAATTAAGCGAATTTTGGACGTTTCATGTCGCATAACAACTTTGCCAAAAACGCTTCACTTTCACGTGATATACTGTTGTCACAGGTGCACATCACATGTACGTGTTAAATACAGAGCTATAGAAAGctacataacatttttatatcaattcaaaaatgtaacatttactTGTAGACTATCAAGCGATGACAAATTCGAGGAAATGGGAACATTATTTCAAGTTGAAATACTGTATCATACACAGGTTGACATTGCTGTCAAGGTCTGGCGCATGGTTTCCACCATGGTCTGGCGTATCCTAGGAAACTGTAACAGGCTTCTCAGTGTTGAATGACACATGAGAAAATGGCATTTGGAGTTTTTATCTGTTATATCTTTACATATTTCGTCGTACTGTATTGGAAACTGTTGAAAAGTAATATACTTGAGTTATAAAATAGACCCACTTTAATCAGAATAATCAGAAGTAGTGCCTGATATGATAAAGTTTGCTTCTTCATTATTAATAGTAAGTCGCACTGTATATTATAAAGaacatataatttaatgcaatatttatttaacaaaacaatatttaaccaAACACCAAGAAAGGTAATTCAATTTCAGTTGATTAATTGTGCCAGTGACTGTTGCAAgtgtttgatatatttttaaacatacaaaGGAAACAATGGCACCGACAATACCCAAAAAAATACCCTCCAAAGGGTCGGACATAACTAAAGAGGTACACATTTGCAGTTATAACAccaattatgaataaaaaaaaaattaattcgtcacattgaagaaaatttaaaaaatcaaaattttgcagCAATCTTTGACAAAAAGTTATGTGTCTCGACTAGATTTGGGTGCTGGTGACATGGATTGGATGCGAGGAAAGACTTTGCTTAGGCCAGATGATCAACTGCAGTTAACAGAAGCAGTATGTTTAACTTGTCTCTGTTGACTTTTCAGTGGATATTTCTGGATATTtctttatctataattattgcCCTAGGAATTGCAAGAGGAATTTGCTAGAGTGCTAACTATACATAATACCAGGGTACCAGATTCCTTAGTCGAATGGTCATGGAAATTGCGTGAATTTATAAGATTGCCTCCTCCACCGCATTTGGTAACTCTTCTGAGTATAACTGGCACTGTACTACACAAAGATTCTGAAGAAGCCAAAGTGCAAATGGCAGGAGGAACAATTGGTAAAGTCTCTTTATTTACTGTGATAGTTAGCACgtctgataaaataattatgtaatcatataattataattcctCATCTAGTCGAAGACCAGGAGGCAACGGATGAGAAATTAAAGCGTGATAAAGCGGAAGAAGcagaagatgaagaagaggaagaaggtaggtagaagaaattaaaagttatacataacttaacaaaaccaattttgatattttcttataaataaaaatataaaacgcaTGTTCCATAAGAACAGTAGATGAAATAGATAAAACAGTGGAGGCGCTAGCCGAGGCTGAACGTGAACATGAGTTGGAGGCCGAAGCAGAACCTGAGGAAGAGGAAATAGAAAAGACAAAACCCAAGAAAATACCTAATCAATTCAATTTCTGTGAGAGAGCAGCGTTGACATATGATAATCCTATGAGGGCatgtatattatttcttttctgtACACCAAACTTATTTAAGTATGTAAACTTTTTCTTAGATATAGAAAGTAAATCATATACGTTTTGCAGGACATGAGTACGCAAACTATACCTCCGCCTACTGCAACTTTTAATGCCAATGTACTTCAGTGGACTATCTTTGATGAGTATCAGGTATAAAAAGTTCTCCTCTAATccttaataaatcaaatattttcgaCAGAACATTATAAATGATTTCTTTCGCATTATATTCAACATAACAAAAAGTAgcatatttgtataaataaatgttacatacattatttttgtttgaaaagcatataagtaaagaaatattatacaagtttcaattattttatatgactgGTAGGAAGACTATGCACAACAACAGCGTGAgaaggaaaaggaaaagaaagcaCCATTGGCACAACCGAAGAAAGAAGACgtgaagaaaaaaaaccaaataGAATCTTCAGCAATGACAAGCAGAATGTTACAAGCTGCAAAAACGTTAGAGCGAATGGTGAACCAAAACATTTTCGACGATATATCACAAGG contains:
- the LOC105204071 gene encoding uncharacterized protein LOC105204071, whose translation is MEDSGIDSDPKAVNHVEDERLFLGSDSSCSSIHTQVSQRNTTKQLQKKLEIRIEQAKRIQRNSDYIKLPKYENENTSNTSSAGLISIQRLPIPHKNKEHVPLVEYWHSESESENEMTLFPPKSKDSSKHKQDLTDTFSIGELSDESEDSLNLDPAQPPHPFMRTYVPSGCFACHCHIL